One Candidatus Binatia bacterium DNA window includes the following coding sequences:
- a CDS encoding radical SAM protein yields MRKLSLATQEALQRVLGAALAARQRDDGRPFIVGHFITNRCMCSCASCLWRDNDCEDVPLADLQRFYAQARDAGFVAAALSGGEPFLRSDLGDVVRFMKREAGMSILLFTTGWYLRKRMDEVLPHIDMLIISLDSAKPERHDAIRGLPGLFDRAIEGVGMVKERYPDVSLQFNCCVQKGLVDEIDELLDLAARLDVQISFDVITDYRNGDGAPIVATEMGLPREELRALCSSLLEKKRAGAPILNSERYFDYFISGRPGYRCHMPKLVMFIDGRGNAEYCLDLTQPIANIRVTPLAEILEMPRFRQLRADAERCSSCNSPTMVDLSHVWENPAAAFEPGGIAVG; encoded by the coding sequence ATGAGGAAACTGAGCCTCGCGACTCAGGAAGCTCTGCAACGGGTTCTGGGCGCCGCACTTGCGGCGCGGCAGCGCGACGACGGTCGCCCCTTCATCGTCGGACACTTCATCACGAACCGCTGTATGTGTTCGTGCGCCAGTTGTCTGTGGCGCGACAACGACTGCGAGGACGTGCCCCTGGCGGACCTGCAGCGGTTCTACGCGCAAGCGCGCGACGCGGGCTTCGTTGCCGCAGCGCTGTCCGGAGGCGAGCCCTTTCTGCGCAGCGACCTCGGCGACGTGGTGCGCTTCATGAAGCGAGAGGCGGGGATGTCGATCCTGCTGTTCACCACCGGCTGGTACCTGCGGAAACGGATGGACGAGGTGCTCCCGCACATCGACATGCTGATCATCAGCCTGGACTCGGCGAAACCCGAGCGGCACGACGCGATTCGCGGCCTTCCCGGTTTGTTCGATCGCGCCATCGAGGGCGTGGGCATGGTGAAGGAGCGCTACCCGGACGTTTCGCTGCAGTTCAACTGCTGCGTGCAAAAGGGTCTCGTCGACGAGATCGACGAGCTGCTCGACCTGGCGGCGCGCCTCGACGTGCAGATCTCGTTCGACGTCATTACCGACTACCGTAACGGCGACGGCGCTCCGATCGTGGCGACCGAGATGGGCCTGCCGCGCGAGGAGTTGCGCGCGCTCTGCTCGTCGCTCCTGGAAAAGAAGCGCGCCGGTGCGCCGATTCTCAACTCGGAACGGTACTTCGACTACTTCATTTCCGGACGACCGGGATACCGCTGCCATATGCCCAAGCTGGTGATGTTCATCGACGGCCGCGGCAATGCCGAGTATTGCCTCGACCTCACGCAGCCGATCGCCAACATCCGCGTAACGCCGCTGGCGGAGATTCTGGAGATGCCGCGGTTCCGCCAGTTGCGCGCGGACGCAGAACGGTGCTCGTCGTGCAATTCGCCGACGATGGTCGATCTCTCGCACGTCTGGGAGAACCCGGCCGCCGCGTTCGAGCCCGGGGGCATCGCAGTCGGGTGA
- a CDS encoding DUF86 domain-containing protein translates to MRREDRVRILDMIEEGEHATTFITGRGREDLDRDPILFRALVRAIEVMGEAASKVSTETRAATPEVPWRDIVSMRNRLIHGYSTIDPDTVWRTATDDIPAILPALKALAARDE, encoded by the coding sequence ATGCGGCGTGAGGATCGCGTGCGGATCCTCGACATGATCGAGGAGGGCGAGCATGCGACGACCTTCATTACAGGACGAGGCCGCGAGGACCTCGACCGGGACCCAATCCTGTTCCGCGCTTTGGTGCGCGCTATCGAGGTCATGGGCGAGGCGGCAAGCAAGGTATCTACCGAGACGCGCGCTGCGACGCCGGAGGTTCCGTGGAGGGACATAGTCTCGATGCGCAACCGGCTGATTCATGGCTACTCGACCATCGACCCGGATACCGTGTGGAGAACCGCGACGGACGATATCCCGGCGATCCTCCCCGCCCTGAAAGCGCTCGCCGCCAGGGACGAATGA
- a CDS encoding nucleotidyltransferase family protein, with protein MTRRLPVAPDALAAFCRRHRIRKLSLFGSALKGAMRPDSDIDLLVEFDDGCTPGLIRLAGMENELTDMLGRKVDLRTPADLSRHFRDEVVRTAEVQYAA; from the coding sequence ATGACTCGCCGGTTGCCTGTTGCCCCCGACGCACTTGCGGCCTTCTGCCGCCGCCACCGCATTCGCAAGCTATCGCTGTTCGGCTCGGCGCTGAAAGGCGCCATGCGCCCCGACAGCGACATCGACCTGCTGGTCGAGTTCGATGACGGTTGCACGCCCGGCCTCATCCGACTGGCCGGGATGGAGAACGAACTCACGGACATGCTTGGGCGCAAGGTCGATCTGCGGACGCCCGCAGACCTGAGTCGACATTTCCGAGACGAGGTGGTGCGCACGGCCGAGGTGCAATATGCGGCGTGA